Proteins encoded together in one Porites lutea chromosome 2, jaPorLute2.1, whole genome shotgun sequence window:
- the LOC140927857 gene encoding uncharacterized protein codes for MGLDPNHQMTEREIHDYHIPEGVGVHWKDLARALNFLEQVIKTIKEENGNNPKECCTDLMVRWLGREGRDATAGILADSLRRIGLKNVSDRLICPSRDSVQINGFEEFREMKVQLSSLEAKVTKMSAKIKKLEEENQELRARLGLEAAGDYEQDVVYVEEPDQTARERPISDKLKDVNDQLKTYVIAPLEVSEVKQDQLNTPVKIDLLTNISRRLQELYSKMQALVGEACQCSEDLKRDYYDLANNGLIAAHNDVIHRVDDLKSLQEKMTEEEKRNFQKLQTYQGNRQRQVEMLDNLWRTLFKFPEPLPKAPVSQPHAASEKPRDSKKKLSRHSDPGVRPKQLKSGGDVASAERPPPGKDEKADEVCLNFTQQKSAIGSMKSLFKKKDNDEKQCSVVSYTPRRDS; via the exons ATGGGCCTGGATCCAAATCATCAGATGACTGAGCGCGAAATACATGACTATCACATACCTGAAGGCGTCGGGGTCCATTGGAAGGATCTTGCACGAGCCCTAAATTTTTTAGAACAAGTTATTAAGACGATCAAGGAAGAAAATGGCAACAATCCCAAGGAGTGCTGCACGGACCTTATGGTTCGATGGCTGGGTCGGGAAGGAAGGGATGCAACAGCTGGAATATTGGCTGACTCTTTAAGACGTATAGGACTCAAAAATGTGTCCGACAGATTGATTTGCCCCAGCAGAGATTCCGT TCAGATCAACGGATTCGAGGAGTTTCGTGAGATGAAAGTTCAATTATCCAGCTTGGAAGCAAAG GTTACTAAGATGAGTGCCAAAATTAAGAAATTAGAAGAAGAG AACCAGGAACTGCGTGCTAGACTAGGATTGGAAGCCGCAGGGGACTATGAGCAG GATGTGGTATACGTAGAAGAACCTGATCAAACTGCTCGAGAGCGTCCAATCAGTGATAAGTTAAAAGATGTAAACGATCAGCTTAAGACTTACGTGATAGCACCTTTGGAAGTGTCAGAGGTCAAACAAGATCAGCTAAATACACCAGTCAAAATAGATCTGCTAACAAATATTTCCAGGCGTTTACAGGAGCTTTATAGCAAGATGCAAGCTTTGGTTGGGGAGGCTTGTCAATGCAGCGAAGACCTGAAGAGAGACTACTATGATCTCGCCAATAATGGGCTCATAGCAGCACACAATGACGTGATACACAGAGTAGATGATCTTAAATCTTTGCAAGAGAAAATGACGGAGGAAGAAAAACGGAATTTTCAAAAGCTACAAACTTATCAGGGTAACCGGCAAAGACAGGTCGAGATGCTAGATAACCTGTGGAGAACTCTCTTCAAATTC CCCGAACCCCTCCCTAAGGCTCCAGTGTCTCAACCGCATGCCGCGAGTGAGAAGCCACGCGACAGTAAAAAA AAGCTTTCAAGACATTCAGACCCAGGAGTAAGGCCAAAACAACTGAAATCAGGCGGAGACGTCGCAAGTGCTGAAAGACCCCCACCTGGCAAAGACGAAAAAGCAGATGAAGTGTGCTTAAAT TTCACGCAACAGAAGTCAGCAATTGGATCAatgaaaagcctttttaaaaagaaggaCAATGATGAAAAACAATGTTCTGTTGTTTCGTACACTCCGAGAAGGGATTCCTAA